GCGGAAAGGCTGGGGTTGAAGATGAAGGCCAGACGGTAGGCGTCGTCTCCGAGCTGGCTCAACAGGGTCCGCAGCACCGTGGTTTTGCCGGTTCCGACCTCCCCCGTCACCTCGATGAAACCGCAATGGCTGCGAATGCCGTAGAGCAGGTGGGCAAAAACCTCCTTATGATTCTTGCTCAAGAAGATGAAGCGCGGATTTGGGGTGATAGAGAAGGGCTTTTCCTTGAAACCAAAAAATTCGCGATACATGAAGCGCGCCATCCTCTCGACAGGCAGAACCGAAAAGCATTCTTTAAATGTTCCACAGATTCGGCACAAAGTCCAGTCCCCGGTCCAAATCCCGGACCTTCGACCGTGGACCGGAGCCTTGGTCCAACGATCCTGGACCTACCCATCGGCAGAATAGCTGGTATCCTTTAGATTTTAAAAATCAAATCATAGAGAAGAGGTGCGCGAATCCATGAGCGACTGGAAAGAGTTCACCCGGGAAAACAAAATCGCCTACTTTTCGATGGAAATCGGACTGACGGCCGAAATCCCCACCTACAGCGGAGGTCTCGGCATCCTGGCGGGCGACACCATCAAGAGCGCGGCGGACCTGAGATTGCCCATGGTCGCCATCACCCTCGCCTACCGGAAGGGATACTTCTCGCAGAAAATCGGGCCCGACGGATGGCAGGAAGAATATCCCGTCGAGTGGAAACCCGAATCGCTCATGGAGCTTTTGCCGAACAAGACCCTGGTTACCATCGAGGCCCGAGATGTCAAGATTCAGGCGTGGTTGTACCGGGTAAAAAGCCCCACCGGCGGAGAGGTGCCGGTCCTCTTTCTGGATACCGACATCCCCGGCAATGCCGATGAGGACCGTCATCTCACAGATCAGCTGTACGGCGGAGACCGGGCATACCGCCTGAAGCAGGAAATGATCCTCGGCATAGGCGGCGCCCGCATTCTCGATGTTCTCGGGTTCTCCGTCCGCAAATACCACATGAACGAAGGTCACGCCAGCCTGTTGACCCTGGAACTTCTCGACCGTACGCGCCGGCCGGTGGAGGACACGTGGGATGAAAGATTCCTCTGGGACACCAACTGGGTGGCGCAGCGTTGCGTTTTCACCACCCATACGCCGGTTGAGGCGGGGCATGACCACTTCTCCTACGAACTGGTCCAGCAAGTCCTGGGCGAAATGATCCCTATCGCCATGCTGAAGGATCTGGCCGGCAAGGACGAGTTGAACATGACCATGCTGGCCCTGAGGCTGAGCCGGTTCGTCAACGGGGTGGCCAAGAAGCACGGCGAGATATCCCGCACGCTGTTCCCCGGCTTCGAGATCCATGCCATCACCAACGGCATTCACCCCTTTACCTGGGCCTCCCCCTATTTCGTCCATCTTTACGACCAATATCTTCCCGGCTGGGCCAACGAGCCCGAACTGCTGGTGCGGGTCGACAATATCCCCGACGAGGAGATATGGGACGCCCATTACGGAGCCAAGTCCTACCTGTTTCAGTACATCGAAGAAGACACCGGGGTGAAGCTCGATTCCGGCATCCTGACTCTCGGTTTCGCCCGGCGGGCCACGGCCTACAAACGGGGGGACCTGATTTTCAGCGACATCGAGCGCCTGCTCAAGATCGGCGAGGGAAGGCTTCAGCTGGTTTTCGCCGGCAAATCACATCCGAAGGACATCACCGGGAAAAAACTCATCCAGAAGATCGTCAGCCATATCGCCCCCCTCCGGGACAAGATCAAAGTCGTCTACCTTGAGAACTACAACATGGATGTGGCCTGTCGGGTCATCCCCGGCGTCGATCTGTGGCTGAACAATCCCCTGCGCCCCCTGGAAGCCTCGGGAACCAGCGGAATGAAGGCGGCCCTCAACGGAGTGCCCAACTTCAGCGTCCTGGACGGTTGGTGGATCGAGGGGCACATCGAAGGAATCACAGGCTGGTCCATCGGACCTCCGCCGACAGAGTCGTCGCTCGACGCGAATCGTTCGGGAGAGGATGTCGTCGACCTGTACAACAAGCTGGAGCACATCATAATCCCCCTTTACTACGACAACCGACCGGGATGGATCAAGGTGATGAAGAACGCCATCGGCAAGAATGCCTACTACTTCAATACCCACGTGATGATGCGGCGATATGTGACGGAGGCTTATCTGCGGTGATCTGTCAATGGTACTCCTGATCCGGCCCCGGTCCCGGTTTCATCATGGCAATGATCAGCAGCGCAAAGGGGCCGATCAGCAGGCCGATGACGACCCAGAACACGACATTTCTGTTCTTGCCCTTGGCCAGAGAAGCGGCGGCCGCTCCGAATATGAGCCAGGCGATGAAAAATTCCATGAAGTCTCCTTTTAAAAGGGTTTTATAGGCCCGATAAGTCCGGTTGGACCTATAAAGCTTTTCTCAGGCGGATCAGCCCTTCCTGCGCCACCGAGGCGACCAGTCGACCGTCACGGGTAAAGATGCTGCCCCGTCCGAGGCCTCGTCCGGCACTGGCGCTGGGGCTGTCCATGGCATAGAGGAGCCAGTCGTCCATGCGGAAAGAGCGGTGGAACCACATGGCGTGGTCAAGACTGAGGGCCTGTACCTCGGGATTGAAAAAGGAGAGTCCGTGAGGGTACAGGGCCGTGCCGAGCAGGGTGAAGTCGGAGGCGTAGGCGAGCATCGCCTGGTGAAGCGCCGGATCGTCCGGGAGCGCTCCGACGGTGCGCAGCCATACCTGCCGCTGCGGAGGGCGGCGCTCGG
This is a stretch of genomic DNA from Desulfuromonas sp. TF. It encodes these proteins:
- the glgP gene encoding alpha-glucan family phosphorylase, yielding MSDWKEFTRENKIAYFSMEIGLTAEIPTYSGGLGILAGDTIKSAADLRLPMVAITLAYRKGYFSQKIGPDGWQEEYPVEWKPESLMELLPNKTLVTIEARDVKIQAWLYRVKSPTGGEVPVLFLDTDIPGNADEDRHLTDQLYGGDRAYRLKQEMILGIGGARILDVLGFSVRKYHMNEGHASLLTLELLDRTRRPVEDTWDERFLWDTNWVAQRCVFTTHTPVEAGHDHFSYELVQQVLGEMIPIAMLKDLAGKDELNMTMLALRLSRFVNGVAKKHGEISRTLFPGFEIHAITNGIHPFTWASPYFVHLYDQYLPGWANEPELLVRVDNIPDEEIWDAHYGAKSYLFQYIEEDTGVKLDSGILTLGFARRATAYKRGDLIFSDIERLLKIGEGRLQLVFAGKSHPKDITGKKLIQKIVSHIAPLRDKIKVVYLENYNMDVACRVIPGVDLWLNNPLRPLEASGTSGMKAALNGVPNFSVLDGWWIEGHIEGITGWSIGPPPTESSLDANRSGEDVVDLYNKLEHIIIPLYYDNRPGWIKVMKNAIGKNAYYFNTHVMMRRYVTEAYLR